Proteins from one Lacrimispora sphenoides genomic window:
- a CDS encoding sensor histidine kinase, protein MERKNISIRYTIFVYFTVTALAASLLITFSLYQRLSTQVGEMVQEENQSLIHQVARSVESYLLTVMKLSDSLYYGAVKNADLSSESINNEITLLYDNNKDNVDNIALFTQSGTMVEAVPAARLKSGLDVTRENWFLNALEKTENQHFSYPHVQYVFDSNENQYRWVISLSRAVELTEGTSTTQGVLLVDLSYSSLEHLFDGVTTGKGGYVYLISNDGQILYHPKIQLIDSGRMQENNLVAAGYKDGNHREDFQGETRNITVKSIGYTGWKIIGVTPKNVVSLNSIKTRLFIVFLITLILFILALINSYISSRITNPIKDLEKSVGILEEGNLQAAISIGGSYEIQHLGNSIKNMAKQIRVLMDDIVAEHEAKRKQEFDTLQSQINPHFLYNTLDIIVWMIENEQKAEAVKAVTALARFFRISLSKGKSIITVRDELEHVRNYLMIQHMRFKNKFSYEIDASEECMELSCLKLVLQPLVENAIYHGMEFMDGDGEIILKVWKEGDDLFFMVKDNGLGMTEDQVAGLFSDQVHVTSKKGSGIGVKNVNERIKLYFGEKYGLIIESEPDEGTVITICLPAVPYSSASMPEENGR, encoded by the coding sequence ATGGAAAGAAAGAATATAAGCATTCGTTATACTATTTTTGTATATTTTACCGTGACTGCTTTGGCAGCCAGTCTTTTAATAACCTTTTCCTTATATCAGCGCCTTTCCACCCAGGTGGGAGAAATGGTGCAGGAGGAAAACCAGAGCCTTATTCATCAGGTAGCCAGGTCTGTGGAGTCCTATCTGCTTACGGTCATGAAGCTGTCGGATTCCCTGTATTATGGCGCCGTAAAAAACGCCGATCTTTCTTCGGAATCCATTAATAACGAGATCACGCTCCTGTATGACAACAACAAGGATAATGTGGACAACATCGCTCTCTTTACCCAATCAGGCACCATGGTGGAAGCGGTTCCTGCCGCAAGGCTTAAAAGCGGCCTTGATGTGACCAGGGAAAATTGGTTTTTAAATGCTTTGGAGAAGACGGAAAACCAACACTTCTCTTATCCCCATGTCCAGTATGTTTTTGACAGTAATGAAAACCAGTACCGGTGGGTGATATCTTTATCAAGGGCCGTGGAGCTGACGGAAGGCACCTCTACCACCCAGGGCGTGCTTTTGGTGGATTTAAGCTATTCCAGCCTGGAACATCTTTTTGACGGAGTGACCACAGGAAAGGGCGGCTATGTGTATCTGATCAGCAATGACGGGCAGATCCTGTACCATCCCAAGATCCAGCTTATCGATTCCGGCCGGATGCAGGAGAACAATCTGGTGGCAGCCGGCTATAAAGATGGAAACCACCGGGAGGATTTTCAGGGAGAGACCCGGAACATTACGGTAAAATCCATTGGCTATACGGGCTGGAAGATCATTGGAGTGACGCCTAAAAATGTGGTTTCTTTAAATTCCATTAAGACCAGGCTTTTTATCGTGTTCCTCATAACCCTGATCCTGTTTATACTCGCCCTGATTAACTCCTATATTTCATCCCGTATCACCAATCCCATCAAGGATCTGGAAAAATCCGTGGGAATTCTGGAAGAGGGGAATTTGCAGGCGGCAATTTCCATCGGAGGGTCCTATGAAATCCAGCATCTGGGAAATTCCATTAAAAATATGGCAAAACAGATCCGGGTCCTGATGGATGACATCGTAGCGGAGCATGAGGCCAAAAGAAAACAGGAATTTGATACTTTACAGTCACAGATCAATCCCCATTTCCTTTATAATACTCTTGACATCATCGTGTGGATGATTGAAAACGAGCAAAAGGCGGAGGCGGTCAAAGCGGTGACGGCCCTGGCCCGGTTTTTCCGGATCAGTTTAAGCAAAGGAAAGAGCATTATTACAGTCAGGGATGAATTGGAGCACGTGCGGAATTATTTGATGATCCAGCACATGCGTTTTAAGAATAAATTCTCCTACGAGATTGATGCATCCGAGGAATGTATGGAGCTTTCCTGTTTAAAGCTGGTTTTACAGCCGCTTGTGGAAAATGCCATCTATCACGGAATGGAGTTCATGGATGGAGACGGAGAAATTATTTTAAAGGTCTGGAAAGAAGGAGATGACTTATTCTTTATGGTGAAGGACAATGGCCTTGGAATGACAGAAGACCAGGTGGCGGGCTTATTTTCCGATCAGGTCCATGTCACTTCAAAAAAGGGTTCAGGGATTGGTGTGAAAAACGTCAATGAGAGGATCAAGCTGTATTTTGGGGAAAAGTACGGCCTGATCATTGAGTCAGAGCCTGATGAAGGAACGGTGATTACCATCTGCCTTCCCGCGGTTCCCTATAGTTCTGCCTCTATGCCCGAAGAGAATGGGCGATGA
- a CDS encoding sugar ABC transporter ATP-binding protein: MAEEYRLEMIGVSKSFPGVKALDKINLKVRPGTVHALMGENGAGKSTLMKCLFGIYNMDEGKVLIDGKDVSIANPDDALRKGLAMVHQELQPVPARSIAENMYLGRYPLIKIGPLKMIDHKTMNQEAEKWLKDVKMSFNPRAKLGTLSIGQMQSVEIAKAVSQNAKLVILDEPTSSLTDNEVEALFRIVRDLKSRGVSMIYISHKMAEIRQIADDITIMRDGTYVGSWEVKDISDDEIVKQMVGRELSNVYPPKEDYRTDETVLKVSHVSSIHARSFRDCSFELKKGEILGFGGLVGAQRTELMEAIFGMRHIASGEIEILGKKVTIRRPQDAINDSVGMITEDRRGTGIIGCLSIADNTAIASYRNYTKAGTINSKKVGQVVKESIAKLSIKTPNDRTLIQSLSGGNQQKVIIARWLANNPDILIMDEPTRGIDVGAKYEIYQIMIDLVKQGKSIIMISSEMPELIGMSNRIIVMCNGHITGELEDDEATQEKIMAYATKFDLNDKETENFTQEVKS, encoded by the coding sequence ATGGCAGAGGAATACAGACTGGAAATGATAGGGGTCAGCAAATCCTTCCCTGGTGTTAAAGCGCTTGATAAAATCAACTTAAAAGTACGTCCCGGTACCGTTCATGCCCTAATGGGTGAGAATGGAGCAGGTAAGTCGACCCTTATGAAATGCCTTTTCGGCATTTATAATATGGATGAAGGAAAGGTTCTAATTGACGGGAAGGATGTGAGCATCGCAAATCCCGATGATGCCCTTCGCAAAGGGCTTGCCATGGTGCATCAGGAGCTGCAGCCGGTTCCGGCGCGTTCCATTGCGGAAAATATGTACCTTGGAAGGTATCCCTTAATAAAAATAGGTCCGCTAAAGATGATTGACCATAAGACCATGAACCAGGAAGCGGAAAAGTGGTTAAAAGATGTAAAAATGAGTTTTAATCCCAGAGCAAAACTTGGGACACTATCAATCGGACAAATGCAGTCAGTGGAAATTGCAAAGGCAGTGAGCCAGAATGCAAAGCTGGTAATTTTGGATGAACCGACCTCATCACTGACTGATAATGAAGTGGAAGCACTGTTTCGGATTGTCAGAGATTTAAAATCCCGCGGTGTTTCTATGATATATATCAGCCATAAGATGGCAGAAATCCGGCAGATCGCCGATGACATTACAATCATGCGAGATGGAACGTACGTAGGCTCCTGGGAGGTCAAGGACATTTCGGATGATGAAATCGTAAAGCAGATGGTGGGCCGGGAATTAAGCAACGTCTACCCTCCTAAGGAAGATTACCGGACAGATGAAACTGTTTTAAAAGTAAGCCATGTAAGCAGCATCCACGCACGCTCCTTCCGGGATTGTTCCTTTGAATTAAAGAAAGGAGAGATTCTGGGATTTGGAGGCCTGGTAGGTGCTCAGAGAACAGAATTGATGGAAGCGATTTTTGGAATGCGCCATATTGCAAGCGGGGAGATCGAGATCCTTGGTAAAAAGGTGACGATCAGGCGCCCCCAGGATGCCATTAACGATTCTGTGGGAATGATCACAGAGGACAGACGTGGAACCGGCATTATTGGCTGCTTAAGCATTGCAGATAATACGGCTATTGCCTCTTACCGGAATTATACCAAAGCCGGAACCATTAACAGCAAAAAGGTGGGGCAGGTTGTAAAAGAGAGCATCGCAAAGCTGAGCATCAAGACGCCAAATGACAGGACCCTGATACAGTCTCTGTCAGGAGGGAACCAGCAAAAGGTGATCATCGCCAGATGGCTGGCGAATAACCCGGATATTCTGATCATGGATGAACCCACCAGAGGAATTGACGTCGGTGCAAAATATGAGATTTATCAGATCATGATAGATCTGGTAAAGCAGGGAAAATCGATTATCATGATTTCTTCCGAAATGCCGGAACTGATCGGCATGTCAAACCGGATTATCGTTATGTGCAATGGCCATATTACCGGAGAGCTGGAAGATGATGAGGCGACTCAGGAGAAAATAATGGCATATGCCACTAAATTCGATTTAAACGATAAAGAAACAGAAAATTTCACACAGGAGGTTAAATCATGA
- a CDS encoding response regulator transcription factor, with protein MDLYSIILVDDEEEVRKSIIKKIEWQAAGFRVVGDAENGEDAMEKIEILEPDVVLTDIRMPYMDGLALAEKVRQRYPSMKVVIFSGYDDFEYAQRAIKLNVTEYILKPVNVEELTSILKRIKGNLDQEIEEKRNLIRLRENYRKSLPIIREQFFNDLVHKNLPEELVEQKLREYGVPVMGARKWIIVAIDVEKGEVRETLSLHNEEELIPISVMQIVREKLEGYCRFALFQSVSEAEMVVIVALDDDNSTTGLIDVLGDICKETKRILEVPVSMGIGKSFREMTGFREAYQSSIDALGYKAIAGRGTTIYINDMEPVGVGKLEFDSVTEADLISAIKFGPDEKIEAAVSRIIEKMESAKVHYRQQQVYMFGVLNSVLQMMQQYDLALEDIMGGELKGMEIFDRTKKKEEFGQWLFKIAGKMNQFINQERDFTTRQVIQEAKQYIMDHYQNPDLSVEMICRHLHMSPAYFSTMFKKETGQAYIAYLTDIRLNKAVELLNKTDDKTYVVAAKVGYQEQNYFSYVFKKKFGVSPTKFRGAR; from the coding sequence ATGGACTTATACAGCATAATTTTAGTAGATGACGAAGAAGAAGTACGTAAAAGCATTATAAAAAAGATCGAATGGCAGGCAGCCGGATTCCGGGTGGTGGGAGATGCGGAAAACGGGGAAGATGCCATGGAAAAGATCGAGATTTTGGAACCTGACGTGGTTTTAACGGATATCCGGATGCCATACATGGATGGCCTGGCACTTGCAGAAAAGGTACGGCAGCGGTATCCTTCCATGAAGGTGGTGATTTTTTCCGGCTATGATGATTTTGAATATGCCCAGAGGGCAATCAAGCTGAATGTGACGGAGTACATCTTAAAGCCGGTCAATGTGGAAGAACTGACCTCCATATTAAAAAGGATCAAGGGGAATCTGGATCAGGAAATAGAAGAAAAAAGGAATCTAATCCGTCTTCGGGAGAATTACCGGAAAAGCCTTCCCATCATCAGGGAGCAGTTTTTTAATGATCTGGTACACAAAAATCTTCCGGAAGAGCTGGTGGAACAAAAGCTTAGGGAGTATGGGGTGCCTGTCATGGGTGCAAGGAAATGGATCATCGTAGCCATTGATGTGGAAAAGGGGGAGGTCAGGGAAACTCTGTCCCTTCACAATGAGGAGGAACTCATCCCCATATCCGTCATGCAGATTGTAAGGGAAAAATTAGAGGGTTATTGCCGGTTTGCTCTTTTCCAGTCTGTTTCAGAGGCGGAAATGGTGGTGATCGTTGCTCTTGATGATGACAACTCTACCACAGGGCTGATCGATGTACTGGGGGATATCTGCAAGGAAACAAAGCGGATTCTGGAGGTCCCGGTCTCCATGGGCATCGGCAAAAGCTTCCGGGAGATGACCGGTTTTAGAGAAGCTTATCAGTCTTCCATTGACGCTCTAGGCTATAAAGCTATAGCAGGAAGAGGGACCACCATTTACATCAATGATATGGAGCCGGTGGGAGTAGGAAAGCTGGAATTTGATAGTGTAACAGAAGCGGATTTAATCTCAGCCATAAAATTCGGCCCCGACGAAAAGATCGAAGCAGCGGTTTCCAGGATCATTGAAAAGATGGAATCCGCAAAAGTCCATTACCGCCAGCAGCAGGTTTACATGTTCGGTGTATTAAACAGCGTCCTTCAGATGATGCAGCAGTATGACCTGGCCCTTGAGGATATTATGGGCGGAGAGCTAAAGGGCATGGAAATCTTTGATAGGACAAAGAAGAAAGAGGAATTTGGCCAGTGGCTTTTTAAGATTGCAGGGAAAATGAACCAGTTCATTAACCAGGAGCGTGATTTCACCACACGCCAGGTAATCCAGGAAGCAAAGCAGTATATTATGGACCACTACCAGAATCCTGATTTGTCTGTGGAAATGATTTGCCGCCACCTTCATATGAGCCCGGCATATTTTTCTACCATGTTTAAAAAAGAAACCGGACAGGCTTACATCGCCTATCTGACAGATATCCGTCTGAATAAGGCAGTAGAACTGCTTAACAAAACCGACGATAAGACCTATGTGGTGGCAGCGAAGGTGGGATATCAGGAACAAAACTATTTCAGCTATGTATTTAAGAAAAAATTCGGAGTATCACCGACTAAATTCCGCGGAGCCAGGTAA
- a CDS encoding galactose ABC transporter substrate-binding protein yields the protein MRLLKKALAVGLASAMVFSMAGCGAGSKGTTAAPEATTAAETKKEDTSAETTAEAVKDAVGGDVADKKVGISIYKFDDNFMTLYRTELQRYLTEDLGFKKENVVIQDGKGDQAEQTNQIQNFITQKYDVLILNLVQASSAPEITDMCKEAGIPVVYINREPDTQEEQRWSDDKINATYVGCDARQSGTYQGEEIFETSNKGDINGDGVVSYIMIQGDPENVDAQYRTEFSVKALTDSGMQVKELLKQRGDWDQAKAQQIAQDALTQYGDQIEVIFCNNDAMALGALQAIEAAGRTVNKDIYLVGVDALTEAVQNVIEGKQTGTVFNDHFSQARTAGDMAVKFIKGESVDNVNMVDYIKVTKDNAQEILDKLK from the coding sequence ATGAGATTACTCAAAAAAGCATTAGCAGTAGGCCTTGCGTCAGCAATGGTATTTTCCATGGCAGGCTGCGGAGCAGGCTCCAAGGGAACAACAGCTGCACCAGAGGCGACTACAGCAGCAGAGACCAAGAAAGAGGACACAAGCGCAGAGACCACCGCAGAAGCAGTTAAAGATGCTGTTGGCGGAGATGTAGCGGATAAGAAAGTCGGTATCTCAATTTACAAATTTGATGATAACTTTATGACACTTTACCGTACAGAGCTTCAGCGCTATCTGACAGAGGACTTAGGCTTTAAGAAGGAAAATGTTGTAATCCAGGATGGTAAGGGTGATCAGGCTGAGCAGACCAACCAGATCCAGAACTTCATTACCCAGAAATACGATGTATTGATTTTAAACCTTGTTCAGGCTTCTTCTGCTCCTGAAATCACAGATATGTGTAAGGAAGCAGGAATCCCGGTTGTTTACATTAACCGTGAGCCAGATACTCAGGAAGAGCAGAGATGGAGTGATGACAAGATTAACGCTACTTATGTAGGTTGTGACGCTAGACAGTCCGGTACCTATCAGGGAGAAGAAATTTTTGAAACTTCCAACAAGGGCGATATTAACGGTGACGGCGTTGTTTCTTATATCATGATCCAGGGTGACCCGGAGAACGTAGATGCTCAGTACAGAACAGAATTCTCTGTTAAGGCTCTTACAGATTCCGGCATGCAGGTAAAAGAACTGTTAAAGCAGCGCGGTGACTGGGATCAGGCAAAAGCTCAGCAGATCGCTCAGGATGCTTTAACACAGTATGGTGATCAGATTGAAGTAATCTTCTGCAACAACGATGCTATGGCACTTGGTGCTCTTCAGGCAATCGAAGCAGCAGGACGTACAGTAAACAAAGACATCTATTTAGTAGGTGTTGATGCTCTGACAGAGGCTGTTCAGAACGTTATCGAAGGCAAGCAGACAGGTACTGTATTCAATGACCACTTCTCACAGGCTCGTACAGCAGGCGATATGGCTGTTAAATTTATCAAGGGTGAATCCGTTGATAATGTAAACATGGTAGACTATATCAAGGTTACTAAGGATAATGCTCAGGAAATTCTTGATAAATTAAAATAA
- a CDS encoding substrate-binding domain-containing protein encodes MTKQEKILWTLLAGVLVFLFLLSSTDLIIKEKKTEIYPVSVIIGDTSDDYYVNFRKGADKAAEEYNVDISFITLYEKGDAYQQIELVQREINDGASAVVLIPVKPVECVKKMDDMVLNSPAVMLGNLPPNDQVKSGISPDYEEEGGLLGQAIAAENSPDIPVWIFTEGLEYGYNREVYDGLVSALSKSGFSMKLFEKKEEGIFREAIEGMVYPGSGKAVIAAIDVRSLDESADIISGSPVYGNVIDGLYGIGSTTKLLKELDNGIIKGLVVSDQFDAGYMSIEKAVEAVHGGLQRTQIVLDSYYIQKANLRESKFERILYPID; translated from the coding sequence ATGACAAAACAGGAAAAAATATTGTGGACTCTGCTGGCGGGAGTGCTTGTGTTCCTATTTCTTTTATCCTCCACGGATTTGATCATCAAGGAGAAGAAAACAGAAATATATCCGGTTTCCGTCATCATCGGCGATACTTCCGATGACTATTATGTAAATTTCAGAAAGGGTGCTGATAAGGCGGCAGAGGAGTACAACGTAGATATCAGCTTTATTACACTCTATGAGAAAGGGGATGCCTATCAGCAGATAGAACTGGTTCAGAGGGAAATCAACGATGGCGCATCAGCTGTGGTCCTGATTCCCGTAAAGCCGGTAGAATGTGTAAAAAAGATGGATGATATGGTTTTAAACAGTCCTGCCGTTATGTTGGGAAACTTACCTCCCAATGATCAGGTTAAAAGCGGCATATCTCCGGATTATGAGGAGGAAGGAGGATTGCTGGGGCAGGCAATTGCAGCGGAGAATTCTCCGGATATCCCTGTATGGATTTTTACGGAAGGGCTTGAGTACGGGTATAACAGGGAGGTATATGACGGACTGGTATCCGCTCTTTCAAAATCCGGATTTTCCATGAAGCTTTTTGAGAAAAAGGAGGAGGGGATCTTCCGGGAGGCCATAGAGGGCATGGTTTACCCCGGAAGCGGAAAAGCAGTCATTGCAGCGATTGATGTCAGGAGCCTTGATGAGTCTGCGGATATCATTTCAGGGAGCCCGGTATACGGCAATGTCATTGATGGACTTTACGGAATCGGCAGCACGACCAAACTTTTAAAGGAACTGGACAATGGGATTATTAAGGGACTGGTGGTAAGTGACCAGTTTGATGCGGGCTATATGAGCATCGAAAAGGCTGTGGAAGCGGTTCATGGGGGGCTTCAAAGAACACAAATTGTTTTGGATTCTTACTATATTCAGAAGGCCAATCTACGGGAAAGCAAATTTGAAAGGATTTTGTATCCAATTGATTGA
- a CDS encoding cobyric acid synthase, translating to MAKTIMIQGTMSNAGKSLIAAGLCRIFKQDGYRVAPFKSQNMALNSYITEEGLEMGRAQAVQAEAAGVKPEAAMNPILLKPTNDIGSQVIVNGISIGNMPAREYFAYKKELVPEIERAFQKLSEEYDIIVIEGAGSPAEINLKQDDIVNMGMAKMADAPVLLVGDIDRGGVFAQLYGTVMLLEPDERTRIKGLIVNKFRGDKTILDPGLEMIEKQLSIPVAGVVPYMDVDLEEEDSLGDHLAGTVRTDRTAVEIAVIRLPRISNFTDFQVFSTIPWVSLRYVDRVSDLSNPDLVILPGSKNTVQDLLWMRESGLEAAILKLQAREVPVFGICGGFQMLGESISDPFQMETDGAVLPVRGMGLLPVRTVFGKEKTRTRVAGSCTSVGGIFEELSGIEVEGYEIHMGETTRSVPPLAYVMECQSGSHLAKMDGCQRGNVYGTYIHGFFDKEGIAMTIVEALAKKKGITLDLDGSFNYQEYKEEQYERLAALLRDSLDMERIYGIMFTKAMSSVK from the coding sequence ATGGCAAAGACGATCATGATACAGGGAACCATGTCCAATGCAGGGAAAAGCCTGATTGCGGCCGGTTTATGCCGGATCTTTAAACAGGATGGCTACCGGGTGGCCCCTTTTAAATCCCAGAACATGGCCCTAAATTCCTATATTACGGAGGAAGGGCTTGAGATGGGCAGGGCCCAGGCGGTTCAGGCGGAAGCGGCAGGAGTTAAGCCAGAGGCAGCCATGAATCCCATCCTGTTAAAGCCGACCAATGATATTGGGTCCCAGGTTATTGTAAATGGCATATCTATTGGCAATATGCCAGCCAGAGAGTATTTTGCATACAAAAAAGAGCTGGTGCCAGAGATAGAACGGGCATTCCAAAAGCTTTCAGAGGAGTACGATATTATTGTCATAGAAGGAGCCGGAAGTCCGGCGGAGATTAATTTAAAGCAGGATGATATCGTAAATATGGGTATGGCAAAAATGGCGGATGCGCCGGTTCTTTTAGTAGGAGATATCGACCGGGGAGGAGTGTTCGCACAGCTTTACGGAACCGTAATGCTTTTGGAGCCAGATGAAAGAACCAGGATCAAAGGCCTGATCGTCAATAAATTCCGGGGAGACAAGACAATTCTGGACCCGGGGTTAGAAATGATTGAAAAACAGCTTTCCATCCCGGTTGCCGGTGTGGTTCCATATATGGATGTGGATCTGGAAGAGGAGGACAGTCTTGGAGACCATCTGGCAGGAACCGTTAGAACGGACCGGACTGCAGTGGAAATCGCCGTGATCCGTTTGCCAAGAATCTCCAACTTCACGGATTTTCAGGTTTTTTCTACGATACCATGGGTAAGCCTGAGATATGTGGACCGAGTTTCTGATCTTTCAAATCCGGATCTGGTCATTCTGCCTGGCAGTAAAAATACCGTCCAGGATCTACTTTGGATGCGGGAGAGCGGCCTGGAGGCTGCAATCCTTAAGCTTCAGGCGAGAGAGGTTCCGGTATTTGGCATCTGCGGTGGCTTTCAGATGCTTGGAGAAAGCATATCCGATCCCTTCCAAATGGAAACGGATGGGGCTGTCCTGCCGGTCCGAGGAATGGGGCTTCTGCCCGTCCGTACTGTGTTTGGAAAGGAAAAGACAAGAACAAGAGTGGCAGGCTCCTGTACCAGCGTAGGAGGGATATTTGAGGAACTGTCAGGTATCGAGGTGGAAGGGTATGAAATCCACATGGGAGAAACCACCAGATCCGTACCGCCTCTTGCCTATGTCATGGAATGCCAGTCCGGTTCCCACCTAGCGAAAATGGACGGCTGCCAGAGGGGAAATGTATACGGTACTTATATCCATGGCTTCTTTGATAAAGAAGGAATTGCAATGACCATTGTAGAAGCTCTTGCAAAGAAGAAGGGCATTACCCTGGATCTGGATGGCAGTTTTAACTACCAGGAATATAAAGAAGAGCAATATGAACGGCTGGCCGCCCTGCTAAGGGACAGCCTTGACATGGAACGGATCTATGGGATAATGTTCACGAAAGCAATGAGCAGTGTGAAATAG
- a CDS encoding galactose ABC transporter substrate-binding protein produces MKKRYGILAVVVILLLTLWGVFYQSRKAGGKEEKKSIRIGVTLYRGDDSFINTLRGNIEEQAKEYEKETGIKVVMDIVDAKGNQNTQNSQVDRFISLGYDAICVNIVDRSVASNIISKAMDASLPVVFFNREPVEEDMRRWEKLYYVGENAKESATLQGNILVDAYKKDPSSLDLNGDGKVSYVLLEGENSHQDSLIRTEWSIQTLKDGGVPLEKITGGIANWDRSQASAWMEQWLLEYPDEVEVVICNNDDMALGAADALDRKGDMRPVKIVGIDGTPQGLEGLRTGKLFGTVQCDSQEYANVIFKIAAAESLGQNVQEIVKLDRDKYYECRQKALTAQ; encoded by the coding sequence ATGAAGAAACGATATGGTATCCTGGCGGTGGTGGTTATCCTGCTGCTGACACTTTGGGGAGTGTTTTATCAGAGCAGGAAGGCTGGTGGAAAGGAAGAAAAAAAGTCCATACGTATCGGGGTGACCCTATACCGTGGAGATGATTCATTTATCAATACGCTCAGGGGAAATATTGAGGAACAAGCCAAGGAATATGAAAAGGAAACAGGAATTAAGGTAGTCATGGATATTGTGGATGCCAAGGGGAATCAGAATACCCAGAACAGTCAGGTGGACCGTTTCATTTCCCTTGGATATGATGCCATCTGCGTAAATATTGTGGACCGCTCCGTGGCCTCCAATATCATCAGCAAAGCCATGGATGCCAGCCTTCCGGTAGTGTTCTTTAACCGGGAGCCGGTGGAGGAGGATATGCGGCGCTGGGAAAAGCTTTACTATGTGGGAGAAAATGCGAAAGAGTCTGCAACCTTACAAGGCAACATCCTGGTGGATGCTTATAAGAAAGATCCTTCTTCCCTTGACTTAAATGGGGATGGAAAGGTCAGCTATGTTCTTTTAGAAGGAGAAAACAGCCATCAGGACTCCTTAATCCGTACGGAATGGTCCATTCAGACCTTAAAGGATGGCGGAGTTCCGTTAGAAAAGATCACTGGAGGAATTGCCAATTGGGACAGAAGCCAGGCATCTGCCTGGATGGAGCAGTGGCTTTTGGAGTATCCGGATGAGGTGGAAGTGGTGATATGCAACAATGATGACATGGCTTTGGGAGCTGCCGATGCTCTGGACCGGAAAGGGGACATGAGGCCGGTTAAAATTGTAGGGATAGACGGGACGCCTCAGGGGCTTGAAGGGCTGCGTACGGGAAAACTGTTTGGAACAGTTCAATGTGACAGCCAGGAATATGCAAATGTTATTTTCAAAATCGCTGCTGCGGAATCTCTTGGTCAAAATGTACAGGAAATTGTAAAATTGGACCGGGATAAGTATTATGAATGCAGGCAGAAGGCACTGACCGCCCAGTAA
- a CDS encoding precorrin-8X methylmutase, with protein MELKELERVLPEEIEKRSFELITMELGEKVLDPECELVIKRVIHTTADFEYADNLVFSPHAVQEGIRALKEGVRIITDTNMGMAGINKGALKRNGCSVSCFMADEDVAEYAKLHHTTRACASMDKAAELSENCIFAVGNAPTALVRLYELIKEGKIHPRLIIGVPVGFVNVVQSKEMIMTLSDIPYIVARGRKGGSNVAAAIVNALLYQIQQQ; from the coding sequence ATGGAGCTTAAAGAACTGGAGCGGGTACTTCCCGAGGAAATAGAGAAGAGAAGTTTTGAACTGATCACCATGGAGCTTGGAGAAAAAGTCCTTGATCCGGAATGTGAATTGGTGATCAAACGGGTGATTCATACCACCGCCGATTTTGAATATGCGGATAATCTGGTATTTTCTCCCCACGCCGTACAGGAAGGGATCCGGGCATTAAAGGAAGGCGTGCGGATCATTACGGATACGAATATGGGAATGGCCGGCATTAATAAGGGTGCCTTAAAACGCAATGGCTGCAGCGTCAGCTGCTTTATGGCCGATGAGGATGTTGCAGAATACGCAAAGCTTCACCATACCACCCGGGCCTGTGCCAGCATGGATAAGGCAGCAGAGCTTTCGGAGAATTGTATTTTTGCAGTAGGAAACGCCCCCACAGCTTTAGTGCGCCTTTATGAATTAATAAAGGAAGGGAAAATCCATCCCCGGCTGATCATCGGCGTTCCGGTGGGCTTTGTCAATGTGGTACAGTCTAAGGAAATGATCATGACCCTTTCTGATATCCCCTATATTGTGGCCAGGGGAAGAAAGGGAGGAAGCAATGTGGCAGCGGCAATCGTTAATGCCCTGCTTTATCAGATACAGCAGCAGTAA